A genome region from Clostridia bacterium includes the following:
- a CDS encoding energy-coupling factor transporter ATPase yields the protein MEPVIRVENVSYTYDDGRPGEVEALLGVDLEVRGGEFVAIIGHNGSGKSTLAKHLNAILIPTTGNVYVEGINTRDESRLWDIRQVVGMVFQNPDNQIVATTVEEDVAFGPENLGVAPAEIRRRVDEALALVDMAGHEKSAPHMLSGGQKQRVAIAGVIAMRPGCIVLDEPTAMLDPVGRREVLRTVRTLASVEGIAVVHITHFMSEAVQADRVIVMEDGRIALAGTPREVFSQPATLRSLDLDVPQVTELADELRRAGVSMPRCPLTVEEMVDDIKALLDGGAVRS from the coding sequence ATGGAACCTGTGATACGCGTCGAGAATGTGAGCTACACATATGACGACGGCCGTCCGGGCGAGGTGGAAGCTCTTCTCGGCGTCGATCTGGAGGTTCGGGGCGGGGAGTTCGTCGCGATAATCGGACACAACGGATCCGGAAAGTCGACCCTGGCGAAGCATCTCAACGCGATCCTGATCCCCACAACAGGCAATGTGTATGTCGAGGGAATCAACACTCGCGATGAATCCCGGCTGTGGGATATACGTCAGGTCGTGGGCATGGTGTTCCAGAATCCCGATAATCAGATAGTGGCCACTACGGTCGAGGAAGACGTGGCGTTTGGGCCAGAGAACCTCGGAGTTGCTCCGGCGGAGATTCGCCGGAGGGTCGACGAGGCGCTGGCACTGGTGGACATGGCTGGGCACGAGAAATCCGCGCCTCACATGCTGTCCGGAGGTCAGAAACAGCGGGTGGCGATTGCGGGCGTGATTGCGATGAGGCCTGGGTGCATTGTCCTTGACGAGCCAACCGCGATGTTGGACCCGGTGGGCAGACGCGAGGTCCTCAGGACAGTTCGCACTCTTGCCTCGGTGGAAGGCATCGCAGTCGTTCACATCACCCATTTCATGAGCGAGGCCGTTCAGGCCGATAGGGTAATCGTGATGGAGGATGGACGAATCGCGCTCGCCGGGACGCCCCGGGAGGTTTTCTCCCAGCCAGCCACGCTGCGCTCCCTCGACCTCGACGTGCCCCAGGTTACGGAATTGGCTGACGAGCTTCGTCGGGCGGGAGTGTCCATGCCGCGGTGCCCGCTCACCGTCGAGGAGATGGTGGACGACATCAAGGCCCTCTTGGATGGGGGGGCAGTGCGCAGTTGA
- the rplQ gene encoding 50S ribosomal protein L17: MRQGKLGRTAQARRALFRSSVTSLFTHDRIVTTESKAKEMRPIAERLITWAKAGDLHHRRLAAEYVLEPEALKRLFDKIGPAFAERPGGYTRIIKLGSRRGDAAPLALIELVGTTPKAAAAEAKEKAKK, translated from the coding sequence GTGAGGCAAGGGAAGCTAGGCCGCACTGCGCAGGCACGGCGTGCGCTCTTCCGCAGCTCGGTGACGTCCCTGTTCACCCATGACAGAATAGTGACCACCGAGTCGAAGGCGAAAGAGATGCGCCCCATAGCAGAGCGGCTGATAACATGGGCCAAGGCAGGCGACCTCCACCATAGGCGCCTTGCTGCTGAGTATGTTCTCGAGCCTGAGGCGCTGAAGCGGCTGTTCGATAAGATCGGCCCTGCATTTGCCGAGAGGCCAGGCGGGTACACCCGCATAATCAAGCTGGGGTCGAGGCGCGGCGACGCAGCGCCCCTGGCCCTGATTGAACTCGTTGGGACGACACCCAAGGCCGCGGCGGCCGAAGCAAAGGAAAAGGCCAAGAAGTAG
- a CDS encoding DNA-directed RNA polymerase subunit alpha, producing MIESPRPRIDCQEDGDRYGKFVVEPLERGYGITLGNSLRRILLSSLTGAAATSVKIDGVLHEFSTIPGVFEDVTDVILNLKSLLVRLHTDEPKIIYLRAQGEGDVTGADFAPDADVDILNPELHIATLGKVGGKDGELSMEVTLEKGRGYLPAEKNKKPDQPIGVIPMDSIFTPVDRVNYTVENARVGGVTDYDRLVLEVWTHGTVRPKEAVGKAASMMSDHLRLFINLSEPPAEEPVEPEKGEDEKVRVLEKSIEDLDLSVRSYNCLKRAGINTVEELTRKTEDDMMKVRNLGRKSLEEVKQKLESLGLSLKQPEE from the coding sequence ATGATCGAATCTCCAAGGCCTAGGATCGACTGCCAGGAGGATGGCGACAGGTACGGCAAGTTCGTCGTAGAGCCCCTCGAGAGAGGATATGGCATCACTCTGGGCAACTCCTTGCGCAGGATCCTTCTGTCCTCCCTTACTGGGGCGGCGGCTACCTCGGTCAAGATCGACGGTGTGCTGCACGAGTTCTCGACGATCCCCGGGGTTTTCGAGGACGTCACTGACGTGATCCTGAACCTCAAGAGCCTTCTCGTGAGGCTTCATACCGACGAGCCCAAGATCATCTACCTTCGCGCCCAGGGCGAGGGGGACGTCACAGGGGCTGACTTCGCTCCCGACGCTGACGTGGACATTCTCAACCCTGAGCTCCACATTGCCACGCTTGGCAAGGTGGGGGGCAAAGATGGCGAGCTCTCGATGGAGGTCACGCTCGAGAAGGGCAGGGGTTACCTGCCCGCGGAGAAGAACAAGAAGCCTGATCAGCCCATTGGTGTAATACCAATGGACTCCATATTCACCCCTGTGGATAGAGTGAACTACACGGTGGAGAATGCGAGAGTCGGCGGAGTGACCGACTATGACAGGCTGGTGCTTGAGGTCTGGACGCACGGCACCGTCAGGCCGAAAGAGGCTGTTGGCAAGGCGGCTTCGATGATGAGCGACCATCTGAGGCTGTTCATTAACCTTTCGGAACCCCCGGCTGAGGAGCCTGTTGAGCCTGAGAAGGGCGAGGACGAGAAGGTCCGCGTGCTTGAGAAGAGCATAGAGGATCTCGACCTCTCGGTGCGCTCCTACAACTGCCTCAAGAGGGCAGGCATCAACACTGTTGAGGAACTGACCAGAAAGACCGAGGACGACATGATGAAGGTCAGGAACCTCGGAAGGAAGTCCCTTGAGGAGGTCAAGCAGAAGCTTGAGTCTCTGGGGCTCTCACTGAAGCAGCCCGAGGAGTAG
- the rpsD gene encoding 30S ribosomal protein S4 — protein MARYTGPVCRLCRREGTKLYLKGDRCYTEKCGVARRAFPPGQHGQGRKKTSEYGTQLREKQKLRRIYGVLEAQFARYFDIAERKRGVTGENLLSLLETRLDNVVFRLGIAESRAQARQMVRHGHFAVNGKKVSIPSAQVRPGDEISVRPNSRSLFNFKAAAEAAPPNVPAWLILGEDHLSAKVISAPTREQIDLDIQEHLIVELYSK, from the coding sequence ATGGCAAGATATACAGGCCCTGTTTGCCGGCTTTGCCGCCGCGAGGGGACTAAGCTCTATCTCAAGGGAGATCGGTGCTACACCGAGAAATGCGGCGTCGCTCGGAGGGCATTCCCTCCGGGGCAGCACGGACAGGGGCGCAAGAAGACCTCGGAATACGGCACCCAGCTGCGGGAGAAGCAGAAGCTTCGAAGGATCTACGGCGTGTTGGAAGCACAGTTCGCGAGGTATTTCGACATCGCCGAGCGCAAGCGGGGCGTCACCGGTGAGAACCTCCTCTCGTTGCTGGAGACCAGGCTCGACAATGTCGTCTTCAGGCTTGGCATTGCGGAATCAAGGGCACAGGCCAGGCAGATGGTTCGGCATGGGCATTTCGCGGTGAACGGCAAGAAGGTATCTATTCCTTCGGCTCAGGTTCGCCCGGGCGACGAGATCTCCGTAAGGCCTAACAGCAGGAGTCTCTTCAACTTCAAGGCAGCAGCCGAGGCGGCGCCTCCGAACGTGCCAGCCTGGCTTATCCTTGGCGAGGATCATCTGAGCGCGAAGGTCATATCTGCCCCGACGAGAGAGCAGATTGATCTGGATATCCAGGAGCACTTGATCGTCGAGCTGTACTCGAAGTAA
- the rpsK gene encoding 30S ribosomal protein S11, translating into MAKRQAKPKRRERKNVDSGIAHIKSSFNNTMVTITDTNGNVISWSSSGAQGFKGSRKGTPFAAQQAADIAARIAMDHGMRTIEVLVKGPGGGREAAVRSLQAAGLEVSMIKDVTPIPHNGCRPPKRRRV; encoded by the coding sequence ATGGCTAAAAGGCAGGCTAAGCCGAAGCGACGTGAACGGAAGAATGTCGATTCGGGCATTGCCCATATAAAGTCGAGCTTCAATAACACCATGGTGACCATCACTGACACAAACGGAAATGTCATTTCCTGGTCATCCTCTGGCGCGCAGGGGTTCAAGGGCTCTCGCAAGGGCACTCCGTTTGCGGCTCAGCAGGCGGCGGACATCGCGGCTCGCATTGCAATGGATCATGGGATGCGCACCATCGAGGTGCTGGTCAAAGGGCCGGGAGGAGGCCGAGAGGCTGCAGTCAGATCGCTGCAGGCTGCCGGGCTCGAGGTCAGCATGATAAAGGACGTCACTCCGATACCACACAACGGTTGCAGGCCTCCCAAGAGGCGGCGCGTGTAG
- the rpsM gene encoding 30S ribosomal protein S13, protein MARISGVDLPRDKRVEISLTYIYGLGLTASQKILKETGINPDTRVKDLTEDEVAKLREVIDRDYKVEGDLHREEAQNVKRLIEIGTYRGIRHRRSLPVRGQRTRTNARTRKGPKKTVGVRKAK, encoded by the coding sequence ATGGCGCGAATTTCAGGCGTTGACCTTCCCAGAGACAAGCGAGTAGAGATCTCACTTACGTATATATACGGCCTCGGGCTGACCGCCTCCCAGAAGATCCTCAAGGAAACGGGGATCAACCCGGACACTAGGGTCAAGGATCTCACTGAGGATGAGGTGGCTAAGCTCCGCGAAGTCATCGACCGCGACTACAAGGTCGAGGGCGATCTCCACCGCGAGGAGGCCCAGAACGTCAAGAGGCTCATTGAGATCGGGACCTACAGGGGGATTCGGCACCGACGTTCGCTTCCGGTTAGGGGTCAGAGAACGAGGACAAATGCCAGGACCCGAAAGGGACCTAAGAAGACGGTCGGAGTCAGGAAGGCCAAGTAA
- the rpmJ gene encoding 50S ribosomal protein L36 produces MKVRPSVKKMCDKCKIVKRKGRVRVICENPTHKQRQG; encoded by the coding sequence ATGAAGGTAAGACCGTCCGTGAAGAAGATGTGCGACAAGTGCAAGATAGTCAAGAGGAAAGGCCGCGTAAGAGTCATATGCGAGAACCCAACTCATAAGCAGCGTCAGGGCTAG
- the infA gene encoding translation initiation factor IF-1: MSKEDCVEVEGTVIEPLPNAMFRVELENGYKVLAHISGKMRMRFIRILPGDRVTIELSPYDLTRGRIVWRYK; the protein is encoded by the coding sequence ATGTCTAAGGAAGACTGTGTTGAGGTTGAGGGGACTGTGATCGAGCCGCTGCCGAACGCCATGTTCAGGGTGGAGCTTGAAAACGGCTACAAGGTCTTGGCTCACATTTCCGGCAAGATGCGGATGAGGTTCATCAGGATTCTTCCCGGCGATAGGGTCACAATCGAGTTGTCGCCGTATGACCTCACCCGTGGCAGGATCGTGTGGAGATACAAGTAG
- a CDS encoding KOW domain-containing RNA-binding protein, which produces MGRDRGRLFVVVGIGDDRRVLVADGVVHKAARPKRKNVSHVILLRQIDDGIAARLRAGLAVSDPELVTALRVYRPEDERRGDPVHV; this is translated from the coding sequence ATGGGAAGAGACAGGGGAAGGCTGTTCGTTGTGGTAGGCATCGGCGACGACCGGCGAGTGCTGGTGGCCGACGGAGTCGTGCACAAGGCGGCCCGCCCGAAGCGGAAGAACGTGAGCCACGTCATTCTTCTGAGACAGATCGATGATGGAATCGCGGCTAGGCTCCGCGCCGGGCTGGCTGTCAGTGATCCCGAGCTTGTTACGGCATTGAGAGTATATCGACCCGAGGACGAAAGGAGGGGCGATCCGGTTCATGTCTAA
- the map gene encoding type I methionyl aminopeptidase, with protein sequence MIILKTPAEIVRMRAAGALVGRVLEALRSRVAPGVATGSLDRLAEGIIRDAGGVPSFKGYRGYPASICASVNDEIIHGIPGGRALKEGDIVGIDVGAILDGYHGDSAITVPVGDVSPEAEHLMAATKGALEAGIAAARAGMRLGDIGHAVQAHVEAEGFSVVRDFVGHGIGRSMHEEPQIPNYGPPGVGLRLRPGMVLAIEPMVNAGGYEVEILDDNWTARTRDGSLSAHFEHTVAVTLDGPEVLTLP encoded by the coding sequence ATGATCATTCTAAAGACTCCGGCCGAGATAGTCCGCATGCGCGCTGCTGGCGCTCTTGTTGGGCGCGTTCTCGAAGCGCTCCGATCCAGGGTCGCTCCCGGGGTGGCCACTGGTTCTCTGGATAGGCTGGCTGAAGGCATCATACGAGATGCCGGCGGCGTTCCGTCTTTCAAAGGGTACAGGGGCTATCCCGCCTCGATCTGCGCATCCGTTAACGATGAGATAATCCACGGGATCCCCGGAGGGCGCGCTCTCAAGGAGGGCGACATTGTGGGGATAGACGTTGGGGCCATTCTCGACGGCTACCACGGTGACTCAGCGATAACGGTGCCTGTGGGCGATGTGTCGCCCGAGGCGGAGCATCTGATGGCTGCTACGAAGGGCGCCCTGGAGGCGGGCATCGCAGCGGCGCGAGCAGGGATGCGGCTTGGGGACATCGGACACGCCGTCCAGGCCCATGTTGAGGCGGAGGGCTTCTCAGTAGTGCGGGATTTCGTGGGGCATGGAATCGGACGGAGCATGCATGAGGAGCCTCAGATCCCGAACTACGGCCCTCCCGGTGTGGGGCTGAGGCTGAGGCCGGGGATGGTGCTTGCTATCGAACCCATGGTGAACGCGGGCGGGTATGAAGTCGAGATATTGGACGACAACTGGACCGCGCGAACACGGGACGGATCACTGTCAGCTCACTTCGAGCACACGGTGGCCGTGACCCTCGATGGCCCCGAGGTTCTGACTCTCCCGTAA
- a CDS encoding adenylate kinase, protein MRVVMMGPPGAGKGTQSIRLAAQFGVVHVSTGDMFRAAVSSGSEIGRRATSFMDAGRLVPDEVTLGIVRERLSEPDAKAGFILDGFPRTVAQGEGLTQILKDRGAELDAVVLIEVADDILIQRAAGRVVCNRCGRVFHLEYNPPTGPSGGCACGGTVARRADDSTETVRARLAVYRAQTEPLKSYYASRGLLVAVDGRGGVDDVYDRIVKAFGRCMK, encoded by the coding sequence ATGCGCGTCGTCATGATGGGTCCGCCGGGAGCAGGCAAGGGAACTCAGAGCATCCGACTTGCAGCTCAGTTCGGCGTGGTGCACGTCTCAACAGGTGACATGTTCAGGGCGGCTGTGTCGAGTGGATCGGAGATAGGCAGGCGCGCCACGAGCTTCATGGACGCAGGCAGGCTGGTTCCGGATGAGGTCACGCTGGGGATTGTCCGGGAACGCCTATCGGAACCTGATGCGAAAGCCGGGTTCATCCTGGATGGCTTTCCCCGCACTGTCGCACAGGGCGAGGGGCTGACCCAGATCCTGAAGGATCGCGGCGCTGAACTGGATGCAGTGGTCCTGATCGAAGTGGCCGACGACATCCTTATACAGCGCGCCGCTGGGCGCGTAGTTTGCAATAGGTGCGGGCGGGTGTTTCATCTTGAGTATAACCCGCCTACCGGGCCTAGTGGCGGGTGCGCGTGTGGTGGGACTGTCGCGCGCCGCGCCGACGATTCGACGGAGACCGTACGCGCCAGGCTCGCTGTTTACCGCGCTCAGACGGAACCGCTAAAGAGCTACTACGCCTCTCGTGGACTGCTCGTGGCGGTGGACGGGCGTGGCGGTGTGGACGATGTCTACGACAGAATCGTAAAGGCTTTCGGAAGGTGCATGAAATGA
- the secY gene encoding preprotein translocase subunit SecY, with translation MLAALVNAFRVPDLRKKILYTAFLLLIYRLGSFVPVPGVDAAKVVGEFHKAAGASGAGLLSMLDMFAGGALSRMTVFACNVGPYITASIVIELLAVVIPALEALKKEGPDGQKKMGQYTRYLAVALAVIQAYGYTVMFRGAVNPGAMWTILIVTTMTAGTAFVIWLGEKISEKGIGNGISLIIFAGIVTRFPAAVEQGFKMIKSGGFNLVIALVYAVLSLGLVIAVVATSEAQRKLPVQYPKRVVGRRVYGGQSTHIPMKLNQAGVIPVIFASSVLAFPATIAQFIPAITAGVNRVFYNPWVYNVLYAILVIVFTYFYTGITFNPVEVADNMKKYGGFIPGFRPGRPTAEYLDRVLTRLTLVGALFLMVIALLPSITSAITSKSLSFGGTGVLIVVGVALDTMKQIEAQLIMRQYEGFLK, from the coding sequence GTGCTTGCAGCTCTCGTCAACGCTTTCAGGGTGCCGGATCTGCGCAAGAAGATCCTGTACACGGCGTTCCTGCTGCTGATCTACAGGCTTGGATCGTTCGTACCGGTCCCAGGCGTGGATGCGGCAAAAGTCGTCGGGGAGTTCCATAAGGCAGCCGGCGCCTCCGGCGCGGGCCTCCTGAGCATGCTCGACATGTTCGCCGGAGGCGCTCTTTCGCGAATGACCGTGTTTGCGTGCAACGTAGGCCCCTACATCACAGCATCGATCGTTATTGAGCTGCTCGCAGTGGTGATTCCTGCCCTCGAGGCCCTGAAGAAAGAGGGCCCGGATGGTCAGAAGAAGATGGGCCAGTACACCAGGTACCTCGCTGTGGCTCTCGCGGTTATTCAGGCCTATGGCTACACCGTGATGTTCCGCGGCGCCGTGAATCCCGGCGCTATGTGGACCATCCTCATAGTCACCACGATGACCGCAGGCACAGCCTTCGTGATATGGCTCGGGGAGAAGATCTCGGAAAAGGGAATCGGAAACGGCATTTCGCTGATCATCTTCGCTGGCATCGTAACCAGGTTCCCAGCAGCAGTCGAGCAGGGCTTCAAGATGATCAAGTCAGGCGGCTTCAACCTGGTCATTGCTCTTGTGTACGCTGTCTTGAGCCTCGGACTCGTAATTGCGGTGGTCGCAACTTCCGAGGCACAGCGAAAGCTGCCAGTGCAGTATCCCAAGAGGGTTGTGGGCAGGCGAGTGTACGGCGGGCAGAGCACTCACATCCCGATGAAGCTCAACCAGGCCGGGGTCATCCCAGTGATCTTCGCTTCCTCGGTACTGGCGTTCCCGGCTACTATCGCTCAGTTCATTCCGGCTATCACTGCCGGGGTAAACAGAGTATTCTACAACCCATGGGTGTATAATGTTCTGTACGCCATACTGGTGATTGTATTCACCTACTTCTACACTGGGATCACCTTCAACCCTGTTGAAGTCGCTGATAACATGAAGAAGTACGGAGGGTTCATCCCCGGGTTTCGGCCTGGCAGGCCCACGGCTGAGTATCTCGACAGGGTCCTGACGAGGCTGACGCTAGTGGGTGCGCTCTTCCTCATGGTCATCGCACTGCTGCCGAGCATCACGTCGGCGATAACATCCAAGAGCCTGTCCTTCGGTGGAACGGGCGTCCTGATCGTCGTCGGCGTTGCTCTGGATACGATGAAACAGATAGAGGCCCAGTTGATCATGAGGCAGTATGAGGGCTTCTTGAAGTAA
- the rplO gene encoding 50S ribosomal protein L15 — MKLHELRPPFGAKKDPKRVGRGTGSGHGKTAGRGSKGQLARSGGGKGVGFEGGQTIFARRLPKRGFFNKFRVEYAVVNVGDLEQHFSSGDEVTRDTLKAKGLVRGHDVRVKILGEGEITKSLAVRVDKFSETAVTKIKEAGGSAEVV; from the coding sequence ATGAAGTTGCATGAATTGCGGCCCCCGTTCGGCGCCAAGAAGGATCCGAAGAGGGTGGGCCGTGGAACTGGCTCCGGGCATGGCAAGACAGCCGGCCGCGGAAGCAAAGGACAGCTGGCCCGCTCCGGCGGAGGCAAGGGCGTCGGGTTCGAGGGCGGACAGACGATTTTCGCAAGGCGTCTTCCCAAACGGGGCTTTTTCAACAAGTTCCGAGTGGAGTACGCAGTGGTGAATGTGGGTGACCTAGAGCAGCACTTTAGCTCAGGCGACGAGGTCACCAGGGATACATTGAAGGCAAAGGGCCTTGTTCGCGGCCACGATGTGCGGGTCAAGATTCTCGGTGAGGGTGAGATCACGAAGTCCCTTGCCGTTCGCGTCGACAAGTTCAGCGAAACCGCAGTCACGAAGATCAAGGAAGCGGGAGGCTCCGCGGAGGTGGTATAG
- the rpmD gene encoding 50S ribosomal protein L30: MAKKLEITWKVSAIGEPEDQRATVRSLGLRRLNQTVVQDDTPVIRGMVHKVRHLVEVKEID; the protein is encoded by the coding sequence ATGGCAAAGAAACTCGAGATTACCTGGAAGGTCAGCGCCATCGGCGAACCAGAAGACCAGCGGGCGACGGTGCGGTCCCTGGGCCTTCGCAGACTGAACCAGACGGTCGTACAGGACGACACCCCTGTGATCAGGGGCATGGTTCATAAGGTACGCCACCTGGTCGAGGTCAAAGAGATCGACTGA
- the rpsE gene encoding 30S ribosomal protein S5, with the protein MKRIDPEGIDLKEKVVSINPVAKTTKGGRTRSFRALVVVGDGAGHVGAGLGKAYEVSEAIKKGVDDAKKNLTEVPVVGTTIPHEITATFGAGCVMLKPAGPGTGVIAGGPVRAVLELAGYHDILTKSLGSNNPLNMVNATMAGLTSLRTVGQVASARGKSAEELAR; encoded by the coding sequence ATGAAGAGGATAGACCCTGAGGGTATCGACCTTAAAGAGAAAGTGGTCAGCATCAACCCCGTGGCCAAGACGACCAAGGGCGGTCGGACGCGTAGCTTCCGCGCACTGGTAGTCGTGGGAGACGGCGCGGGCCACGTTGGCGCTGGCCTTGGCAAGGCTTACGAAGTCTCTGAGGCCATCAAGAAGGGCGTCGATGATGCCAAGAAGAACCTCACCGAGGTGCCGGTGGTGGGAACGACCATTCCCCACGAGATCACCGCGACATTCGGTGCGGGATGTGTTATGCTTAAGCCCGCGGGTCCAGGAACTGGCGTGATTGCCGGTGGGCCCGTTAGGGCAGTCCTGGAGCTTGCAGGCTACCACGACATTCTCACCAAGTCGCTGGGGTCGAATAACCCCTTGAATATGGTGAATGCAACTATGGCTGGGCTTACGTCGTTGCGCACTGTTGGCCAAGTGGCCTCTGCGCGCGGCAAGTCCGCCGAGGAGCTTGCGAGGTAG
- the rplR gene encoding 50S ribosomal protein L18 has product MYNRVNRKAALARRHRRLRKSVSGTPERPRLAVFRSLAHTYVQIIDDTTGRTLVSVSTVEPELKAMGYGGNAAAAKLVGKIAAQRAIEKGIRQVVFDRGGNIYHGRVAALAEAAREGGLSF; this is encoded by the coding sequence ATGTACAACAGGGTTAACAGGAAAGCGGCCCTCGCCCGCCGCCACCGGCGTCTTAGGAAGAGCGTGTCGGGAACTCCCGAGCGGCCCAGGCTGGCTGTGTTCAGGAGCCTCGCCCACACGTACGTCCAGATAATCGACGATACGACAGGACGCACGCTCGTTTCCGTATCCACAGTGGAGCCGGAGTTGAAGGCTATGGGATACGGCGGGAACGCTGCAGCTGCTAAGCTAGTTGGGAAGATTGCGGCCCAGAGGGCGATCGAGAAGGGAATTCGACAGGTCGTATTCGATCGAGGCGGCAATATATACCATGGAAGAGTAGCCGCATTGGCCGAGGCTGCACGTGAGGGCGGCCTGAGCTTCTAG
- the rplF gene encoding 50S ribosomal protein L6, with product MSRIGRKPVLVPSGVKVTLEGHHITVAGPKGTISRSLPSEMIVEVSEGAVNVSRPSDDRVHRSLHGLTRTLVANMVDGVTRGFEKSLEIVGTGYKASKQGETLVLQVGYSHPVEIVPAEGIHIDVPAVSKVTVRGIDKELVGQTAANIRAVREPEVYHGKGIRYVGERVTLKAGKTGKVGAK from the coding sequence ATGTCGAGAATCGGTAGAAAGCCAGTGCTCGTCCCCAGCGGAGTAAAGGTTACGCTGGAAGGACATCACATCACCGTGGCAGGACCGAAGGGCACTATCTCGCGGTCGCTTCCGTCCGAGATGATAGTCGAGGTATCGGAGGGCGCAGTTAATGTGAGCCGCCCATCCGACGACAGGGTCCACAGGTCGCTGCACGGGCTAACTCGCACGTTGGTGGCCAACATGGTTGACGGCGTGACCCGGGGATTTGAGAAATCCCTCGAGATCGTCGGAACCGGCTACAAGGCGTCGAAGCAGGGCGAGACCCTTGTCCTCCAGGTGGGGTACTCTCACCCAGTGGAGATTGTGCCGGCGGAGGGCATTCACATCGATGTTCCAGCTGTGAGCAAGGTCACTGTCAGAGGAATCGACAAGGAGCTTGTCGGACAGACGGCGGCCAACATCCGGGCGGTGAGGGAGCCTGAGGTGTACCACGGCAAGGGAATTCGGTACGTTGGCGAGCGCGTAACGCTCAAGGCCGGCAAGACTGGAAAAGTTGGAGCTAAGTAG
- the rpsH gene encoding 30S ribosomal protein S8: MVLTDPIADMLTRIRNANIVNHEVVEVPASRIKEQLALIMKAEGYIRDFDIVHGDVQNVIKISMRYGPNKQKVIRGLKRISKPGLRVYVSRDEVPKVLNGLGVAVISTSRGLMTDRQAREAGLGGEVICYMW, translated from the coding sequence ATGGTATTGACAGACCCGATCGCGGACATGCTTACGCGAATCCGGAACGCGAACATCGTCAACCACGAGGTCGTCGAGGTGCCGGCCTCCCGGATTAAGGAGCAGCTCGCTCTCATAATGAAGGCGGAGGGCTACATCCGGGACTTCGATATTGTCCACGGCGACGTTCAGAATGTGATCAAGATATCGATGCGGTACGGACCGAACAAGCAGAAGGTCATCCGCGGACTCAAACGGATAAGCAAGCCCGGCCTCCGAGTCTATGTAAGCAGGGACGAGGTTCCGAAGGTCCTGAACGGCCTGGGAGTGGCTGTGATCTCCACGTCTCGCGGGCTGATGACCGATCGCCAGGCCAGGGAAGCGGGCCTTGGCGGCGAGGTCATCTGCTACATGTGGTAG
- a CDS encoding type Z 30S ribosomal protein S14, whose product MARKALIEKWQRGPKFRVREYSRCSICGRPRGYMRKFKMCRICFRSLASRGEIPGVTKASW is encoded by the coding sequence ATGGCACGGAAAGCGCTGATAGAGAAGTGGCAGCGAGGCCCGAAATTCCGGGTCAGGGAGTACAGCAGGTGTTCCATCTGTGGAAGGCCTAGGGGATACATGCGTAAGTTCAAGATGTGCAGGATCTGCTTCCGAAGCCTCGCCTCAAGGGGAGAGATCCCCGGCGTGACCAAGGCGAGTTGGTAG